From one Luteipulveratus mongoliensis genomic stretch:
- a CDS encoding SDR family NAD(P)-dependent oxidoreductase: MPQLENFPFLGGTAVLTGAASGMGEEMSYQLADRGCDLVLIDRDAERLKDVESTIRAKHPDLGVDVLVADLSDIDALPALAASILQLHPDITLLINNAGVALGGEFLHATAEEFDWVMDVNFRAPVALTRLLLPTLLETQGSHVVNVSSLFGLIAPPGQTAYASSKFAIRGFSESLRHELDGKVGVTTVHPGGIKTRIAESARIASGAPASQVARGKEGFAKLLTYPADKAAAQILAGVEKRKPRVLIAYSAVVPDVLARLFPASYLSVMNRLQPSASRKATARG, translated from the coding sequence GTGCCGCAACTAGAGAATTTCCCGTTCCTTGGTGGAACAGCGGTCCTGACTGGCGCTGCGAGCGGTATGGGCGAGGAGATGTCCTACCAACTCGCCGACCGCGGATGCGACCTCGTGCTGATCGACCGCGACGCCGAGCGGCTGAAGGACGTGGAGTCGACCATCCGCGCCAAGCACCCCGATCTCGGCGTTGATGTCCTGGTCGCCGACCTGTCCGACATCGACGCGCTGCCGGCCCTCGCCGCCTCGATCCTGCAGCTGCACCCCGACATCACGCTGCTGATCAACAACGCCGGCGTCGCTCTGGGTGGTGAGTTCCTGCATGCCACCGCCGAGGAGTTCGACTGGGTGATGGACGTCAACTTCCGAGCTCCCGTCGCTCTGACCCGACTGCTCCTGCCAACTCTCCTGGAGACCCAGGGCAGCCACGTTGTGAACGTCTCGAGTCTGTTCGGACTGATCGCACCACCTGGCCAAACTGCTTACGCATCAAGCAAGTTCGCGATCCGCGGGTTTAGCGAGTCGCTGCGCCACGAGCTCGACGGCAAGGTCGGCGTGACCACCGTGCATCCCGGTGGCATCAAGACCCGCATTGCCGAGTCGGCCCGGATCGCCAGCGGCGCTCCGGCTTCCCAGGTGGCGCGCGGCAAGGAGGGCTTTGCGAAGCTGCTGACGTATCCCGCGGACAAGGCTGCTGCTCAGATCCTCGCCGGCGTCGAGAAGCGCAAACCGCGCGTCCTGATCGCGTACTCGGCCGTGGTCCCGGACGTGCTCGCCCGACTGTTCCCGGCGTCGTACCTGAGTGTCATGAACCGGCTCCAGCCATCCGCGTCCCGCAAGGCCACTGCGAGGGGTTGA
- a CDS encoding M4 family metallopeptidase, with protein MRIPVAFAAAAVCGLAATSFGTPGASAHESKSPTLSAAAVPANLTPVRVRHSLLGTHSWYQQTVDGVPVLGGYYAVHTTKGKSVVQDGRRTVGKLPRMSAAISTATARQKAAAHGPTRSSRLVIVPGATTRLAYEVRTTTDKQVLVGASDGKVLKVVDERRHADATGKVFDPNPIVSQQNESLKDSNNSASAVPTAAYKTATLSHLDTSGYLHGTYATVVNSTKKKAKHAAVKSTNGTFNFDRSQEGFEQVNAYYAVDTTQTYFQGLGFTNVNNEAQDLSVDTVTDDNSWYSPGSDVITFGTGGVDDAEDQEVVRHEYGHAVQDDQVPGFGSTEEGGAIGEGFGDYLAMTMSQPNSPDNATTPWACVMDWDSTSYTSTTPHCIRRLDTDKTVADKTGEVHDDGEIWSNALFDINKGLGRDKANKVILEAQFNFAPDTDFAKAAKNTVDAATSLYGATDAAKVTAAFHARGIL; from the coding sequence ATGCGCATTCCCGTTGCTTTCGCGGCCGCTGCCGTCTGCGGCCTGGCCGCCACGTCCTTCGGCACCCCGGGCGCATCAGCCCACGAGTCCAAGTCGCCGACGCTCAGCGCGGCTGCGGTTCCGGCCAACCTCACTCCGGTCCGGGTACGGCACTCCCTGCTGGGGACGCACAGCTGGTACCAGCAGACCGTCGACGGCGTCCCCGTCCTTGGTGGCTACTACGCCGTGCACACGACCAAGGGCAAGAGCGTCGTCCAGGACGGGCGGCGTACGGTCGGCAAGCTCCCGCGCATGAGCGCAGCGATCTCGACCGCGACTGCTCGACAGAAGGCCGCCGCCCATGGCCCCACGCGCAGCTCGCGGCTGGTCATCGTGCCCGGCGCGACGACTCGCCTGGCGTACGAAGTCCGTACGACCACCGACAAGCAGGTCCTCGTCGGCGCCTCCGACGGCAAGGTCCTCAAGGTGGTCGACGAGCGTCGCCATGCAGACGCGACCGGCAAGGTGTTCGACCCGAATCCCATTGTCTCCCAGCAGAATGAGTCGCTGAAGGACAGCAACAACTCGGCGTCCGCGGTGCCGACCGCGGCCTACAAGACGGCGACGCTGAGTCACCTGGACACCAGCGGCTACCTGCACGGCACGTACGCCACGGTCGTCAACAGCACCAAGAAGAAGGCCAAGCATGCGGCGGTGAAGTCGACCAACGGGACGTTCAACTTCGACCGGAGCCAGGAAGGCTTCGAGCAGGTCAACGCCTACTACGCCGTCGACACCACGCAGACCTACTTCCAGGGCCTCGGCTTCACCAACGTCAACAACGAGGCGCAGGACCTCAGCGTCGACACCGTGACGGACGACAACTCCTGGTACTCACCGGGATCGGACGTCATCACGTTCGGCACCGGCGGCGTCGACGACGCGGAGGACCAGGAGGTCGTGCGGCACGAGTACGGCCACGCGGTCCAGGACGACCAGGTGCCCGGCTTCGGCAGCACCGAGGAGGGTGGCGCGATCGGTGAGGGCTTCGGTGACTACCTCGCGATGACGATGTCGCAGCCCAACAGCCCTGACAACGCGACGACGCCGTGGGCCTGCGTCATGGACTGGGACAGCACGTCCTACACGTCGACCACGCCGCACTGCATCCGTCGCCTCGACACCGACAAGACGGTCGCGGACAAGACCGGCGAGGTGCACGACGACGGTGAGATCTGGTCCAACGCGCTGTTCGACATCAACAAGGGTCTCGGCCGTGACAAGGCCAACAAGGTGATCCTGGAGGCCCAGTTCAACTTCGCTCCCGACACCGACTTCGCCAAGGCGGCCAAGAACACGGTCGACGCCGCGACCTCGCTGTACGGCGCGACCGACGCCGCCAAGGTGACCGCCGCCTTCCACGCCCGCGGCATCCTCTGA
- a CDS encoding AraC family transcriptional regulator, with the protein MPVVRSAGLRGLRATIAELGGNAEKYALLAGLPIEALDGDDLLVEGEAAATVLEIAAHELDCPDLGLRVAARQDFGMLGPLALAIQNSPTIGDALECTSRYLFVHAEALSLSLVDDPYGTRGIVAVHYGVTEPLPDGLPFPIQATDMGLGFLHRAIGFLANGPYGLRTVELPYRPPGPIAAYESFFGVPVRVGRPAALLRVPLSLASQPLTDIDTNVRQLALAFLAERAPEAPNSLAPRVHSAVQQSLGTTPPEIASVARLLALHPRTLQRRLAAEGTSFAAIVDDVRRNAASRYLTTTDMPMSQVAGLLGLSEQSALTRCCRRWWNTTPSAVRHDPTLVTG; encoded by the coding sequence ATGCCCGTGGTTCGTTCGGCCGGTTTGCGGGGTCTGCGCGCCACCATCGCCGAGCTCGGCGGCAACGCTGAGAAGTACGCGCTCCTGGCCGGGCTCCCGATCGAAGCCCTCGATGGCGACGACCTGCTCGTCGAGGGCGAGGCGGCGGCGACCGTTCTCGAGATCGCCGCGCATGAGCTCGACTGCCCGGACCTCGGGCTACGGGTCGCGGCGCGTCAGGACTTCGGGATGCTCGGGCCGCTCGCGCTCGCCATCCAGAACTCGCCCACCATCGGGGACGCCCTCGAGTGCACCTCGCGCTACCTCTTCGTGCACGCGGAGGCGCTGAGCCTGTCCTTGGTGGACGATCCTTACGGCACTCGCGGCATCGTCGCCGTCCACTACGGCGTGACGGAGCCGTTGCCGGATGGACTGCCGTTCCCGATCCAGGCCACCGACATGGGCCTGGGGTTCCTGCATCGGGCCATCGGATTCCTCGCGAACGGGCCGTACGGTCTGCGAACCGTCGAGCTGCCGTACCGGCCGCCGGGGCCCATCGCTGCGTATGAGTCGTTCTTCGGCGTGCCGGTCCGTGTCGGCCGTCCGGCCGCGTTGCTCCGCGTGCCGTTGAGCCTGGCGTCGCAGCCACTGACGGACATCGACACGAACGTACGCCAGCTCGCCCTGGCCTTCCTCGCCGAACGGGCGCCCGAGGCGCCCAACTCACTGGCGCCGCGCGTACACAGTGCTGTTCAGCAGTCGCTTGGCACGACACCGCCCGAGATTGCTTCTGTGGCAAGGCTTCTCGCACTTCACCCGCGCACACTGCAACGTCGCTTGGCGGCCGAGGGAACGTCGTTCGCGGCCATCGTGGATGACGTACGCCGAAACGCCGCCTCCCGCTACCTCACCACCACCGACATGCCGATGAGCCAGGTCGCCGGCCTGCTGGGACTGTCCGAGCAGTCCGCGCTGACCCGGTGCTGTCGCCGCTGGTGGAACACCACCCCCTCCGCGGTCCGCCACGACCCGACCCTCGTCACAGGCTGA
- a CDS encoding flavin-containing monooxygenase, whose translation MSATAPHETTPTGETTMPARGSLRPRPEEEGRQEGAGDHLDVVIVGAGLSGVGAAYRLQTECPDRSYAILESRDTMGGTWDLFRYPGVRSDSDMFTLGYPFKPWREAKSIADGPSILSYIKETAAEFGIDEKIRYGTRVLSADWSTDEALWTLTLEQDGVRRTLTCEFLYSCAGYYNYEQPYAPTFPGIDSFAGEVVHPQFWPEDLDYTGKKVVIIGSGATAVTLVPSMAEQASHVTMLQRSPTWISAVPSRDKLADKIRAALPADAAHRVVRTKNILFTIGLYQFCQRQPERARKLFTSLSTRILKDEQLVKEHFTPSYNPWDQRLCAVPDADLFKAIKKGTADVVTDHIDEFVPEGIRLNSGEVLEADIVVTATGLQLLAFGGIQPHVDGAKVDLTEQFVWRGAMMTGVPNFAVCIGYTNASWTLRADLTSRLVCKVLNHMDSNDYAAVVPQPQGELQERPLLDLASGYVQRSINEFPRQGDRSPWLVRQNYIIDAATTMRTNLSKTLKPTARSAVRRPGPAVVPEPARAPELEVAS comes from the coding sequence ATGAGCGCTACCGCCCCGCATGAGACGACCCCGACCGGCGAGACGACGATGCCGGCCCGGGGGAGCCTGCGACCTCGGCCGGAGGAGGAGGGTCGTCAAGAAGGCGCAGGAGACCATCTTGACGTCGTCATCGTCGGTGCCGGCCTGTCCGGTGTCGGCGCGGCCTACCGCCTGCAGACCGAGTGCCCCGACCGCAGCTACGCGATCCTCGAGTCGCGCGACACGATGGGCGGCACCTGGGACCTGTTCCGCTATCCGGGCGTGCGGTCCGACTCGGACATGTTCACGCTGGGCTACCCGTTCAAGCCGTGGCGTGAGGCCAAGTCCATCGCCGATGGCCCGTCGATCCTGAGCTACATCAAGGAGACCGCTGCCGAGTTCGGCATCGACGAGAAGATCCGCTACGGCACCCGGGTGCTTTCGGCCGACTGGTCGACCGACGAGGCTCTGTGGACCCTCACGCTGGAGCAGGACGGTGTACGCCGCACGCTCACCTGCGAGTTCCTGTACTCCTGCGCGGGCTACTACAACTACGAGCAGCCTTACGCACCAACGTTCCCCGGCATCGACTCCTTCGCCGGCGAGGTCGTCCACCCGCAGTTCTGGCCGGAGGATCTCGACTACACCGGCAAGAAGGTCGTGATCATCGGCTCCGGCGCCACGGCTGTGACGCTGGTCCCGTCGATGGCCGAGCAGGCGTCGCACGTCACGATGCTGCAGCGTTCACCCACCTGGATCAGCGCCGTGCCGTCTCGGGACAAGCTCGCCGACAAGATCCGAGCTGCGTTGCCGGCCGACGCTGCGCACCGAGTCGTGCGCACCAAGAACATCCTCTTCACGATCGGGCTGTACCAGTTCTGCCAGCGTCAGCCCGAGAGGGCGCGCAAGCTGTTCACGTCGCTGTCGACGCGCATCCTCAAGGACGAGCAGCTGGTGAAGGAGCACTTCACCCCGAGCTACAACCCGTGGGACCAGCGACTGTGCGCAGTCCCGGACGCGGACCTGTTCAAGGCCATCAAGAAGGGCACGGCGGACGTCGTCACCGATCACATCGACGAGTTCGTTCCTGAGGGCATCAGGCTGAACTCCGGCGAGGTGCTCGAAGCCGACATCGTCGTGACGGCAACAGGCCTGCAGCTGCTGGCCTTTGGCGGCATCCAGCCGCACGTCGACGGCGCCAAGGTTGATCTGACCGAGCAGTTCGTGTGGCGCGGCGCGATGATGACCGGTGTCCCCAACTTCGCGGTCTGCATCGGCTACACCAACGCGTCCTGGACGCTGCGGGCCGACCTCACCTCGCGGCTGGTCTGCAAGGTGCTCAACCACATGGACAGCAACGACTACGCCGCTGTCGTCCCGCAGCCGCAGGGCGAGCTCCAGGAACGACCGCTGCTCGACCTCGCCTCTGGCTACGTGCAGCGTTCGATCAACGAGTTCCCCCGGCAGGGTGACCGCAGCCCGTGGCTGGTCCGGCAGAACTACATCATCGACGCGGCGACCACCATGCGTACGAACCTGAGCAAGACGCTCAAGCCCACCGCGAGGTCAGCCGTACGCCGGCCGGGACCGGCCGTCGTACCCGAGCCTGCACGGGCGCCCGAGCTGGAGGTGGCGAGTTGA
- a CDS encoding alpha/beta fold hydrolase, translated as MFESEVPTGRSRHYSTATDTRQVTVGGRPVRVRVSGPHDGEPILLIHGIARSLEDWKASHDLLARDHRVISMDLPGFGLTRKMRGRPGLEGFAKAVVGVLDSLGEKRPVHLMGNSLGGAVAMAVAAHYPERVASLVLANSAGFGRKVHISPLPIMWAALSNVPGGIGRRTGLKAREAGAQINRDLFYDPSFATPEMIKHAATVGRQPDFQATFMGTALTMGVPGFGTFPGWRRELLTAVRESGIPVLVVWGDTDNVLPVEHLESVATVLPDAHTHLFAQTGHMPQIERADEFVQLASEFVGKSRPSRASR; from the coding sequence ATGTTCGAGTCGGAAGTCCCGACGGGTCGGTCACGGCACTACTCCACGGCTACGGACACCAGGCAGGTCACGGTCGGTGGCCGTCCTGTCCGGGTCCGGGTCAGCGGTCCGCACGACGGTGAGCCGATCCTGCTGATCCATGGGATCGCCCGCAGTCTGGAGGACTGGAAGGCCAGCCATGACCTGCTCGCTCGCGACCACCGAGTCATCAGCATGGATCTGCCGGGCTTCGGGCTGACGCGCAAGATGCGAGGACGGCCGGGACTCGAGGGATTCGCCAAGGCAGTCGTCGGAGTGCTCGACTCGCTCGGTGAGAAACGACCCGTGCACCTGATGGGCAACTCGCTCGGCGGTGCCGTGGCCATGGCCGTCGCCGCGCACTACCCGGAGCGGGTGGCCAGCCTGGTGCTCGCCAACTCGGCGGGCTTCGGGCGCAAGGTCCACATCTCGCCACTGCCGATCATGTGGGCTGCTCTGTCCAATGTGCCCGGCGGCATCGGTCGACGAACCGGGCTGAAGGCGCGCGAGGCCGGTGCGCAGATCAACCGTGACCTGTTCTACGATCCGTCCTTCGCCACGCCGGAGATGATCAAGCACGCCGCCACGGTCGGTCGACAGCCGGACTTCCAGGCGACCTTCATGGGCACCGCGCTCACCATGGGCGTACCCGGCTTCGGCACCTTCCCCGGCTGGCGGCGCGAGCTGCTGACGGCGGTTCGCGAGAGCGGCATTCCCGTGCTCGTGGTGTGGGGCGACACCGACAACGTGCTGCCGGTCGAGCATCTGGAGTCGGTCGCCACGGTCCTGCCGGACGCGCATACGCACCTGTTCGCGCAGACCGGTCACATGCCGCAGATCGAGCGCGCCGACGAGTTCGTCCAGCTGGCAAGCGAATTCGTCGGCAAGAGCCGGCCGAGTAGGGCGAGCCGCTAG
- a CDS encoding NADP-dependent oxidoreductase → MRAATYPAYSTDLSTIQVTEVPDPKVFPGWVLIEVRAAGVNPVDWKAMTGGLDPLIDAVFPVIPGWDVAGVVTAVGIDTPEYQVGDEVIAYARKDVLSAGSFAEQMAVPVTAVARKPASLTWEEAAGLPLAGGTALRTLDRIEVSDGDTVLIHAAAGGVGSFGVQIARARGARVIGTASERNHDYLRSLGAEPVTYGEGLAERVRELAPDGVDAVADFVGGQLETTLAVLREGGRHASIADGTVAEHGGSAVWVRPDGHETARLVELVDQGELKVEVSATYGLDQVAEAFAASQSGKVRGKIIIVP, encoded by the coding sequence ATGCGCGCAGCGACCTACCCGGCGTACAGCACTGATCTGAGCACCATCCAGGTGACGGAGGTGCCCGACCCCAAGGTGTTCCCCGGCTGGGTGCTGATCGAGGTGCGCGCCGCGGGCGTGAACCCGGTCGACTGGAAGGCGATGACCGGCGGGCTCGACCCGCTGATCGATGCGGTCTTTCCTGTGATCCCGGGCTGGGACGTCGCCGGCGTCGTGACGGCGGTCGGCATCGACACCCCGGAGTACCAGGTGGGTGACGAGGTCATCGCGTACGCCCGCAAGGACGTGCTCAGTGCCGGTTCGTTCGCCGAGCAGATGGCGGTGCCGGTGACGGCCGTCGCGCGCAAGCCCGCTTCCCTCACCTGGGAGGAGGCGGCCGGCCTGCCGCTCGCCGGCGGCACTGCACTCCGGACGCTCGACCGCATCGAGGTGTCCGACGGCGACACCGTGCTGATCCACGCTGCGGCCGGTGGCGTCGGCAGCTTCGGCGTGCAGATCGCCCGCGCTCGCGGCGCCCGAGTGATCGGGACGGCGTCCGAGCGCAACCACGACTACCTGCGCAGCCTGGGTGCCGAGCCGGTGACGTACGGCGAGGGGCTGGCCGAGCGCGTACGCGAGCTCGCGCCCGATGGCGTGGATGCGGTGGCGGACTTCGTCGGTGGCCAGCTCGAGACCACGCTCGCCGTCCTGCGCGAGGGCGGCCGGCACGCGTCGATCGCCGACGGCACGGTGGCCGAGCACGGCGGCAGCGCTGTGTGGGTCCGGCCGGACGGCCACGAGACGGCACGTCTGGTCGAGCTGGTGGACCAAGGTGAGCTGAAGGTCGAGGTGTCCGCAACGTACGGACTCGATCAGGTGGCCGAGGCCTTTGCGGCGAGCCAGAGCGGCAAGGTCCGCGGCAAGATCATCATCGTCCCCTGA
- a CDS encoding endonuclease/exonuclease/phosphatase family protein, producing MLRVLTLNVSNPPAERAKGLLEWLWHQPDEVLVLTEVGKGPGSRLIAQVCRAAGYSVLASDPQDLGVLVVGRDVDIESAELPCPMVLPGRVCAVHPVGADPLLIVGVYGAASDPVRYSSKAQRERKREWLTAYDVWLREWLPTSGPSLMIGDLNLVDPQHDSTLRYVLAEETATYHALSEEHGLVDAYRAHHPDGDAISWVDHSGAGCRYDHAFASPDVVRRVTACDLDHEPRVAGLTDHSALRITLS from the coding sequence GTGCTGCGCGTCCTCACGCTCAACGTGTCGAACCCTCCGGCCGAGCGGGCCAAGGGTCTGCTCGAGTGGCTGTGGCACCAGCCGGACGAGGTGCTGGTCCTCACCGAGGTCGGCAAGGGCCCGGGCTCGCGGCTGATTGCGCAGGTCTGCCGCGCGGCCGGCTACTCCGTGCTCGCGTCCGACCCGCAGGATCTCGGTGTGCTGGTCGTGGGCCGGGACGTCGACATCGAGAGCGCCGAGCTGCCTTGCCCGATGGTCCTGCCCGGTCGAGTCTGTGCCGTGCATCCGGTCGGCGCAGACCCGCTGCTCATCGTCGGCGTCTACGGCGCCGCGAGCGACCCCGTGCGATACAGCAGCAAAGCGCAACGTGAGCGAAAGCGTGAGTGGCTGACGGCGTACGACGTCTGGTTGCGTGAGTGGCTGCCGACGAGTGGTCCGTCGCTCATGATCGGCGATCTGAATCTTGTTGATCCACAACATGATTCGACGTTGCGCTACGTCCTCGCTGAGGAGACTGCGACGTACCACGCTTTGTCCGAGGAGCACGGCCTCGTCGACGCCTACCGCGCGCATCACCCGGACGGTGACGCGATCAGCTGGGTTGACCACTCGGGGGCGGGCTGCCGCTATGACCACGCCTTCGCCTCGCCCGATGTCGTACGCCGGGTCACGGCCTGCGATCTCGACCACGAGCCGCGAGTCGCGGGACTGACCGATCACTCAGCGCTGCGGATCACCCTCAGCTGA
- a CDS encoding nucleoside deaminase, with translation MAVSEVDLGHLHRCVALAREGLADGDEPFGSVLVDAAGQVRFEDRNRVKDGDETRHPEFEVARWAARNLSPAERASATVYTSGEHCPMCSAAHGWVGLGRIVYAVSSAQLVQWRQEWGLPASPVTPLPIQELVPGAVVDGPAPELVEEMKQLHRPVS, from the coding sequence ATGGCCGTCTCCGAGGTCGATCTGGGCCACCTGCATCGCTGTGTCGCGCTCGCTCGCGAGGGGCTCGCGGACGGCGACGAGCCGTTCGGCTCAGTGCTGGTCGACGCCGCCGGGCAGGTGCGCTTCGAGGACCGCAACCGGGTCAAGGACGGCGACGAGACCCGTCATCCCGAGTTCGAGGTCGCGCGGTGGGCGGCGCGCAATCTCTCGCCCGCTGAGCGCGCGTCCGCGACCGTCTACACCTCCGGCGAGCACTGCCCGATGTGCTCGGCCGCCCACGGCTGGGTAGGGCTCGGCCGCATCGTGTACGCCGTCTCGTCGGCTCAGCTGGTGCAGTGGCGGCAGGAGTGGGGCCTGCCCGCCTCCCCCGTCACTCCCCTGCCGATCCAAGAGCTCGTGCCGGGCGCGGTGGTCGACGGACCCGCACCCGAGCTGGTCGAGGAGATGAAGCAGCTGCACCGACCGGTCAGCTGA
- a CDS encoding TY-Chap domain-containing protein: protein MYEPRDLETTSWKAWEAGVAEQLLKHGPDENLVIIPQARAFPAAPEPAKGRLTGRLRNRRRDLLPAPVVQAMREENSLLLDLTGPASMGGEYAWTDDQIEALIDLGWPAPIKEGAAVFMMYLPRSPLPPRPYLPDVVATFAADLIGQTLRDVVWCQSPTDVAVEGGYPD, encoded by the coding sequence GTGTACGAGCCCCGCGACCTGGAAACCACGTCGTGGAAGGCCTGGGAAGCCGGCGTCGCCGAGCAGCTCCTGAAGCATGGTCCGGACGAGAACCTCGTGATCATCCCGCAGGCCCGCGCCTTCCCGGCCGCCCCTGAGCCCGCCAAGGGCCGCCTCACGGGGCGATTGCGCAACCGTCGCCGCGACCTCCTGCCGGCACCCGTCGTACAGGCGATGCGTGAGGAGAACAGCCTCCTGCTCGATCTGACCGGTCCGGCGTCAATGGGCGGCGAGTACGCCTGGACCGACGACCAGATCGAGGCGCTCATCGACCTCGGCTGGCCGGCGCCGATCAAGGAGGGTGCGGCGGTCTTCATGATGTACCTCCCCCGGTCACCCCTGCCGCCGCGGCCCTACCTGCCCGACGTCGTCGCGACCTTTGCGGCCGACCTGATCGGTCAGACCCTGCGCGATGTCGTGTGGTGCCAGTCGCCGACCGACGTCGCGGTCGAGGGCGGCTACCCCGACTGA
- a CDS encoding glycoside hydrolase domain-containing protein, translating to MFDHVDPFIGTGATALPAPKGLAATWWWPKPQVGNTHPGATYPFGMVSACAYSGAYPTGYGTYDFNTEGVPDVLYDRPVASGFTHFQQSGTGAIRKYYNYFRVSPMLGPLDDLGTTWDLSDEIAEPGYYAATLGSGIRCELTVGPKSAVHRYTFPAHEQARIVIDASTGGLAIPHSQTVPLRAHLAMLAPGVAQGEIHVEGVPLAVHLEVDAPGWRQLLWYDRRLMPGGTRLDFDYIRPTTLRPFGLMFMGPSRAEQTIEVRLGFSLRGCDNAEANLYADLGGRGFTSRRSETTQAWREHLGRVEIKTESADQATVFGTALYHSLIKPCFAQDESPSWTTEGPYAFDICTMWDIYRTQLPLLTALFPDKAVALASSMLSVCEQEGNLPIGYRMAKGADRFSRQGSALAHTFLADLCLLDLPGIDWDWAMVHLEMDLRRTYGEDYLVHGVAHPISHTLDLAYAYHCTAAIARKVRDRALADQLRSHAGGWRAAYDPKTGLLLDSTYYEGGRWNYSFRLLHDMRARIELAGGDAPFVDLLDRFFGYDAEPVTQPGVRPSVAEMDAGYALGRFEGLNNEPDYEAPWAYYYAGRPDRTAEVVQAVIANQFGTGRGGLPGNDDSGGLSAWYVWASLGLFPVAGQNLFLVGAPAVSESAVQLTDHELSITTTGFEPVEPGGPVSYVQSIAVDGKTLERPWISGREARHIRNLHIELGPLPSAWGNRIRPPSTSDSLHTTGGEA from the coding sequence GTGTTCGACCATGTCGACCCGTTCATCGGGACCGGCGCCACGGCGCTGCCCGCGCCCAAGGGTCTCGCCGCGACCTGGTGGTGGCCCAAGCCGCAGGTCGGCAACACCCATCCGGGCGCGACCTATCCGTTCGGGATGGTGTCGGCCTGTGCGTACTCAGGGGCGTATCCGACCGGATATGGCACCTACGACTTCAACACCGAGGGCGTCCCGGACGTCTTGTACGACCGCCCTGTCGCCTCAGGCTTCACGCACTTCCAGCAGTCGGGCACTGGGGCAATTCGCAAGTACTACAACTACTTTCGCGTGTCGCCGATGCTCGGGCCGCTCGATGACCTCGGGACAACTTGGGACTTGTCGGACGAGATCGCCGAGCCGGGCTACTACGCGGCGACGCTCGGGTCCGGCATCCGATGTGAGCTGACGGTCGGCCCGAAGTCGGCGGTGCACCGCTACACCTTCCCTGCCCACGAGCAGGCGCGCATCGTCATCGACGCCTCAACCGGTGGGCTCGCGATACCGCACAGCCAGACCGTCCCGCTCCGGGCACACCTGGCGATGCTCGCCCCGGGCGTCGCTCAGGGCGAGATCCACGTCGAGGGCGTGCCGCTCGCCGTCCACCTCGAGGTTGACGCGCCCGGCTGGCGCCAGCTGCTCTGGTACGACCGCCGCCTGATGCCCGGTGGCACTCGCCTCGACTTCGACTACATCCGGCCGACGACGCTGCGTCCGTTCGGGCTGATGTTCATGGGGCCGTCGCGGGCCGAGCAGACCATCGAGGTGCGGCTCGGCTTCTCGTTGCGCGGCTGCGACAACGCCGAGGCGAACCTGTACGCGGATCTCGGCGGGCGCGGGTTCACCAGCCGGCGAAGCGAGACGACTCAGGCATGGCGCGAGCACCTCGGTCGGGTCGAGATCAAGACCGAGTCTGCTGACCAGGCAACGGTTTTCGGGACCGCGTTGTACCACTCGCTGATCAAGCCGTGCTTTGCGCAGGACGAGAGCCCGTCCTGGACGACCGAGGGCCCGTACGCCTTCGACATCTGCACGATGTGGGACATCTACCGCACCCAGCTGCCTCTGCTGACGGCGCTCTTCCCGGACAAGGCGGTCGCGCTCGCGAGCTCGATGCTGTCGGTCTGCGAGCAGGAGGGCAACCTCCCGATCGGCTACCGGATGGCGAAGGGCGCGGACCGCTTCTCACGCCAAGGGAGTGCCCTCGCGCACACCTTCCTGGCAGACCTGTGTCTGCTGGATCTGCCTGGTATCGACTGGGACTGGGCCATGGTGCACCTCGAGATGGACCTGCGGAGGACGTACGGCGAGGACTACCTCGTGCACGGCGTCGCCCACCCGATCAGCCACACGCTCGACCTCGCCTACGCCTACCACTGCACCGCCGCCATTGCCCGCAAGGTGCGCGACCGGGCGCTCGCCGATCAGCTGCGGTCGCACGCCGGAGGCTGGCGGGCGGCGTACGACCCGAAGACCGGTCTGCTGCTGGACTCGACCTATTACGAAGGCGGCCGGTGGAACTACTCCTTCCGCCTGCTGCACGACATGCGCGCGCGGATCGAGCTGGCCGGGGGAGACGCGCCGTTCGTCGATCTGCTCGATCGCTTCTTCGGATACGACGCCGAGCCGGTCACCCAGCCGGGCGTACGTCCCAGCGTGGCTGAGATGGACGCGGGCTATGCGCTGGGTCGGTTCGAGGGGCTCAACAACGAACCGGACTACGAGGCACCGTGGGCGTACTACTACGCCGGGCGGCCGGACCGGACGGCCGAGGTGGTGCAAGCCGTCATCGCCAACCAGTTCGGAACTGGTCGCGGTGGACTGCCGGGCAACGACGACTCGGGCGGCTTGTCCGCCTGGTACGTCTGGGCCTCGCTCGGGCTGTTCCCGGTCGCTGGGCAGAACCTCTTCCTGGTGGGAGCTCCGGCAGTCTCCGAGTCTGCGGTGCAGCTGACGGACCACGAGTTGTCCATCACCACAACAGGATTCGAGCCGGTCGAGCCAGGCGGACCGGTCTCGTACGTCCAGTCGATCGCCGTCGACGGCAAGACCTTGGAACGCCCCTGGATCTCCGGCCGCGAGGCCCGCCACATCCGCAACCTGCACATCGAGCTCGGCCCCTTGCCGTCAGCCTGGGGCAACCGCATCCGACCACCGTCCACGTCCGACTCCCTGCACACCACTGGAGGTGAGGCATGA